The nucleotide window CGTCATGGCCGGCACCGTCAATGGGGCGGCGGAAATGCTCGGGACGTCGCAATCGACCGTCAGCCGGCTGATCGGCCACCTTGAGCGTTCGCTCGCGCTGCCGTTGTTCGATCGGGCCAATGGCCGTCTCGCCGTCACGCCCGAGGGCCAGTTGATCTTCGAGCAAGCCGAGCACGCTTACCGGTCGTACGAGCGCATTCGGGAGTTGGCTGGCGATGTCAGGCAAAACCGCGTCGGCCACATCGCCATCGCGTGCATGCCGGCGTTGGGTCTGAGCTTTCTGCCGGGCGTCATCAAGGCGTTCTGCGAGAAGTACCCGGGCGTGACGATCTCGCTGGAGATCCAGTCGTCGACGCGTGTGGAGGACTGGATTGCCGCGCAGCAGACGGATTTCGGTCTGGCCGAGCTGCCGTTCTCACGCGCCGACGTCGCCGTCGACGAGTTCTGCCGGGTGCCTTACTACGCCATTCTGCCGCCGGGCCACGCGCTGGCGGCCAAGCGTGAGTTGCAGCCGCGCGATGTCGACGGCTTGC belongs to Pandoraea norimbergensis and includes:
- a CDS encoding LysR substrate-binding domain-containing protein; the encoded protein is MNIRQLEAFRATVMAGTVNGAAEMLGTSQSTVSRLIGHLERSLALPLFDRANGRLAVTPEGQLIFEQAEHAYRSYERIRELAGDVRQNRVGHIAIACMPALGLSFLPGVIKAFCEKYPGVTISLEIQSSTRVEDWIAAQQTDFGLAELPFSRADVAVDEFCRVPYYAILPPGHALAAKRELQPRDVDGLPFISMTSVCQVRHHVDQFFDAHGVRRVTSLETSYLQAVSEFVHLGMGVALADPFTVHANLDRVVARPMRPSLDFGVGLLYPRHRPLPKVCRTFIAFMRDYRDRCFAEVAARCGV